In Toxoplasma gondii ME49 chromosome VIII, whole genome shotgun sequence, a single genomic region encodes these proteins:
- a CDS encoding glideosome-associated protein with multiple-membrane spans GAPM3 (encoded by transcript TGME49_271970~Product name based on PMID:19561073.~Predicted trans-membrane domain (TMHMM2.0):43-66:86-109:123-146:166-189:216-239) — translation MWYSTRQEGFDDPRPSLRGPCVDLPGFLCCGASGNSYFLRGGSLLQVLSLSGLFVSYWTFGGSGLFGYELEGLSEEARASHSFQIAMAVWSGLYMIGAAYLVCFQAILADDACWARGYRAGSKILRLATFLDLLSSIMQFIFYLYIAKFYSAKWYAHFLEGGSERIFFSYIRCMHSVALLLYACAYYLLEVYHDEGAGDLHAYINASLFALAGTVEFFVLFCGLSGLATIFIWLALVAVTTWAFFFEPEVNEVSPSMHETELTNDVEQQVEKFARMSPYYPAEETGASAPLTAAGSMVMGGMKSQTSMLA, via the exons ATGTGGTATTCTACTCGCCAAGAGGGCTTCGATGACCCCCGCCCGTCCCTTCGTGGACCGTGTGTGGATCTGCCCGGATTTCTCTGCTGTGGCGCGAGCGGCAATTCCTACTTCCTTCGCGGAGGATCTCTCCTTCAggtcctctcgctttccggTCTGTTCGTCTCTTACTGGACCTTTGGAGGATCAGGCCTCTTCGGATATGAACTCGAAGGCCTTAGCGAG GAAGCCCGCGCTTCCCACTCTTTCCAAATCGCGATGGCTGTTTGGTCGGGCCTCTACATGATCGGTGCTGCGTACCTCGTCTGCTTCCAGGCCATTCTTGCTGACGATGCTTG CTGGGCTCGTGGATACCGCGCTGGCAGCAAGATCCTGCGTTTGGCGACCTTCCTGGATCTCCTCAGCAGCATCATGCAGTTTATCTTCTACTTGTACATCGCCAAGTTCTACAGCGCCAAGTGGTACGCCCACTTCCTGGAAGGCGGCTCGGAgcgcatcttcttctcgtacattcgctgcatgcactcggtGGCCCTCCTCCTGTACGCCTGCGCGTACTACTTGCTCGAAGTTTACCACGACGAAGGTGCTGGTGACCTCCACGCTTACATCAACGCCTCCCTTTTCGCTCTTGCAGGAACTGTCG AGTTCTTCGTGCTCTTCTGCGGTTTGAGCGGTCTCGCCACCATCTTCATTTGGCTGGCTCTTGTTGCCGTCACCACTTGggcgttcttcttcgagcCGGAAGTCAACGAGGTCTCTCCTTCGATGCACGAGACCGAACTGACGAACGACGTTGAGCAGCAGGTCGAGAAGTTCGCCCGCATGTCTCCCTACTACCCCGCTGAGGAAACTGGCGCCTCCGCCCCGCTGACGGCTGCAGGCTCCATGGTCATGGGTGGTATGAAGTCTCAAACTTCCATGCTG GCCTAA
- a CDS encoding hypothetical protein (encoded by transcript TGME49_271960) gives MCPPSAAKPVASYCDSGAGAPSSDAALTLPADAHAGKLSSGESREKETGEAAFLCAGVSAKPSLPPSMLSGLSPEMASSLRTSRASSSTDQDTEMCVEVERDVSTEPERTGVSCETLVTSTPVVTTGGEEGESEGESDDFSTCVAEDRDFTRVDDGTSAQESADSRGADSACVKSEWAFFEAHSSWRVSVVQDANDLENASNEDTEAASQCRLPAVSRPKDKTGENDFDDEETSRDLSILQENESTCCQEATDDANEETPRGCALCRGESDCIGDSCCGFVRSRDEREEGPTESSLDVTNLSRLQTEENEDAPSSVPETPRGCPVCRVDVDFGGGLEENSCCWQARDAEAVELHAADKQMGKLFTSLEYLRHQEQSCGSLESDTYESEDEESSYPSPRCFPSLPEESFSRQETVFIFDWDDTLLPSSWISQKGLTLESAESEVCLWRMKLAQTAMWAEQTLFTARSLGQVIIVTNAESGWIDLSCSKFLPELREMLNCFPIVSARSMYESAWCNTPFMWKEAAFMHELQRHFRMESKRWNVISVGDSTHEREALLTVCSRLRKMYHVTTKSLKLLESPAVEELHSQHELMSKCLAAVARHKGNLDLCITNAAEPEIDPAAVKLPPALQGRAVGVHRIRHHPLSQELLGRA, from the exons CTggcgagagccgcgagaaggaaacggggGAGGCCGCGTTTCTTTGCGCTGGAGTTTCCGCTAAACCCTCGCTGCCTCCGAGCATGTTGTCCGGTCTGTCCCCCGAGATGGCTTCCTCCCTGCGGACGTCGCGAGCCTCGTCCAGCACCGACCAGGACACGGAAATGTGTGTCGAAGTAGAGCGCGACGTTTCGACAGAGCCGGAGAGGACTGGAGTCTCATGTGAAACGCTCGTGACTTCTACCCCGGTGGTCACCACCGGCGGTGAGGAGGGGGAAAGTGagggcgagagcgacgactTTAGCACCTGCGTCGCGGAAGATCGCGACTTCACCCGTGTAGACGATGGCACGTCTGCACAGGAGAGCGCGGATTCGAGAGGCGCAGACAGTGCATGCGTAAAGAGCGAGTGGGCTTTCTTCGAAGCCCACTCGAGTTGGCGTGTGAGTGTCGTCCAGGACGCGAATGATTTAGAGAACGCGTCGAACGAGGACACGGAGGCGGCCTCCCAATGTCGTCTGCCTGCAGTGTCGAGGCCGAAGGACAAGACGGGGGAGAACGACttcgacgacgaggagactTCTCGCGATCTCTCGATTCTTCAGGAGAATGAGTCGACCTGCTGCCAAGAGGCTACGGACGAcgcaaacgaagagacgccgCGAGGCTGTGCGCTCTGTCGGGGAGAGTCGGACTGTATCGGGGACAGTTGCTGTGGCTTCGTGCGCTCGCGGGATGAACGGGAGGAAGGCCCGACAGAAAGTTCCCTCGATGTCACGAATCTCTCGCGTCTAcagacggaagagaacgaggacgcTCCCTCGTCTGTGCCGGAAACGCCGAGAGGCTGTCCGGTGTGCAGAGTCGACGTGGACTTTGGGGGCGGACTCGAGGAGAACTCCTGTTGCTGGCAAgccagagacgcggaagccgtcgaactgcatgcagcggacaAGCAAATGGGGAAGCTGTTCACTTCTCTCGAGTATCTGCGCCACCAGGAGCAGAGCTGCGGATCTCTTGAGTCCGACACGTacgaaagcgaagacgaggagagtTCCTACCCCTCGCCTCGGTGCTTCCCCAGCTTGCCGGAGGagtctttctctcggcaAGAAACTGTTTTCATCTTCGACTGGGATGACACGCTTCTGCCGAGCTCCTGGATCAGTCAGAAGGGCCTGACGCTCGAGAGTGCAGAGTCCGAAGTCTGTCTGTGGCGAATGAAGCTCGCGCAAACAGCCATGTGGGCGGAACAGACGCTCTTCACCGCCAGAAGTCTAGGTCAAGTTATCATCGTCACCAACGCAGAGAGTGGATGGATCGATCTATCCTGCAGCAAATTCCTCCCGGAACTACGCGAGATGCTCAACTGCTTCCCCATTGTCTCAGCCAGAAGCATGTACGAAAGCGCATGGTGCAATACGCCCTTCATGTGGAAG GAGGCGGCCTTCATGCACGAACTCCAGCGTCACTTCCGGATGGAGAGCAAACGCTGGAACGTCATCTCCGTTGGGGACAGCACTCACGAACGCGAAGCTCTGTTGACCGTTTGCAG TCGCCTGCGCAAGATGTACCACGTCACCACAAAATCGCTTAAGCTGCTCGAGTCGCCAGCGGTGGAGGAACTCCACAGT CAACACGAGCTCATGTCCAAGTGCctcgctgctgtcgctcGACACAAGGGGAACTTGGATCTGTGCATAACGAATGCCGCAGAACCGGAGATTGATCCCGCAGCTGTAAAGCTTCCGCCGGCCCTTCAGGGACGCGCTGTTGGTGTTCATCGCATTCGCCATCATCCCTTGTCCCAGGAACTGCTTGGTCGCGCCTAG